Proteins from a genomic interval of Candidatus Sysuiplasma jiujiangense:
- a CDS encoding aspartyl/glutamyl-tRNA amidotransferase subunit C has translation MKKIDRDEVNRLADLAMLPLNTQDIALFTDEMNTILDFFSAVEKFSAGDGETRTDKAGPRNDGNCTSSAEEADMVVGNFPAKESRLLLVPRGSE, from the coding sequence ATGAAAAAAATCGACAGGGATGAGGTTAACAGGCTGGCAGATCTTGCAATGCTTCCCTTAAACACGCAGGACATAGCTCTCTTCACCGATGAAATGAACACTATACTTGATTTTTTCTCGGCAGTTGAAAAATTCAGTGCAGGGGATGGTGAGACACGAACGGATAAGGCCGGCCCGAGAAATGACGGGAATTGCACCTCGTCCGCCGAGGAGGCGGATATGGTGGTAGGCAACTTCCCGGCAAAGGAGAGCCGGCTGCTGCTTGTCCCCAGGGGCTCTGAATGA
- a CDS encoding Lrp/AsnC family transcriptional regulator has product MIDKLDAEILALLKENARMPVSSIAERLGIGRGTARQRISSLRKEGIIRRYTVDIDESKLSESHSAFILISFMPGLATQREVANRISAIPGIKELYLISGGWDMIARVSAQSLQELGNIVIDKLRSIEGVNRTETCSIFDTVKRNG; this is encoded by the coding sequence ATGATAGACAAATTGGATGCTGAAATATTGGCCCTGTTAAAGGAAAATGCGCGGATGCCTGTCTCTTCCATCGCTGAGAGACTGGGAATAGGCAGGGGAACCGCCAGGCAGCGCATATCCAGCCTGCGGAAGGAGGGAATAATACGCCGGTACACGGTGGATATCGATGAAAGCAAGCTGAGTGAATCACATTCTGCATTCATTCTAATCTCGTTCATGCCTGGACTCGCAACGCAGAGGGAGGTAGCAAACAGGATATCCGCCATACCCGGCATAAAGGAACTGTACCTGATATCAGGCGGATGGGACATGATTGCGAGGGTCAGCGCCCAAAGTCTGCAGGAACTGGGCAACATTGTGATCGACAAACTCAGATCGATAGAGGGCGTAAATAGGACAGAAACATGTTCCATCTTTGACACAGTCAAGAGGAATGGGTAA